The stretch of DNA GTACGCGGCCAAGCGCTTCACTCACGAGCAGGCCACCGCCGCGATCGTGGTGTCGTACTACTGGCACTTCGTCGACGTCGTGTGGATCGGCCTGTTCGCGACCATCTACCTGATCAAGTAACCAGCTGATCAGGTCGCTGGCTCACGGCCGGACCGCAGACACGACCCGACCGACCGCGCGCACTCCCAGCCGGGTAGACACCCCGGCGCCCGGGCGCACCCACCAGCCGACCAGATCCTGACACCGGGGTTATTCCGTGAAAAAGCTCTCCGCACGACGGCGCCACCCATTGGCGGCGCTGGTCGTCCTACTTCTCGCCCTGGCGGCTACTGGGGGGCTGTACACCGTGTTCGTGCCCGCCGAGCGGGCGCAGGCCGACACCTCCGCGCAGTCGCTCGCGATCGACGAGGGCAAGAAGCTCTTCGCCGTGGGCTGCTCCTCCTGCCACGGTCTGAACGGCCAGGGCAGCTCCGACGGTCCGAGCCTGGTCGGCGTCGGCTCCGCCGCGGTCGACTTCCAGGTCGGCACCGGCCGCATGCCGGCGCAGCAGCCGGGCGCCCAGGTCCCGCGCAAGAAGGTCATCTACAACCAGACCGAGATCGACCAGCTGGCCGCCTTCGTGGCCTCCCTCGGCCCGGGTCCGGTGGCTCCGACCAAGGAGCAGTACACCTCGACCAGCCCGAACGACGTGTCGAAGGGTGGCGAGCTGTTCCGCACCAACTGCTCGCAGTGCCACAACTTCGCCGGCGCGGGTGGCGCCCTGACGAAGGGCAAGTACGCCCCGTCCCTGGACGGCGTCGACGCCAAGCACATCTACGAGGCCATGCAGACCGGCCCGCAGAACATGCCCTCCTTCCCGGACACCACCATGCCCGAGGAGCAGAAGCGCCAGATCGTGGCCTTCGTCCGCCACACCACCGCCGAGGAGCCCAACCCCGGTGGTCTGACCCTGGGCAGCCTCGGTCCGGTGACCGAGGGTCTGTTCGGTTGGATCTTCGGTCTCGGCGCTCTCATCGCGGTCGCGATCTGGGTCGCCGCCCACACCACCAAGGCCAAGAAGTCATGAGCCACGAGATGCCTGAAGACAAGCTGCCGGAGGCGCACGACGCCTCCCACGGCGCCGAGGTCGAGCACCACGCCGACCCGTTCGCCGACCCGGGGCTGCCGGCCCACGAGCCGCGCCGCACCGACATCGACGAGCGCGCCGCCAAGCGCGCCGAGCGCCAG from Kitasatospora sp. MMS16-BH015 encodes:
- a CDS encoding c-type cytochrome, yielding MKKLSARRRHPLAALVVLLLALAATGGLYTVFVPAERAQADTSAQSLAIDEGKKLFAVGCSSCHGLNGQGSSDGPSLVGVGSAAVDFQVGTGRMPAQQPGAQVPRKKVIYNQTEIDQLAAFVASLGPGPVAPTKEQYTSTSPNDVSKGGELFRTNCSQCHNFAGAGGALTKGKYAPSLDGVDAKHIYEAMQTGPQNMPSFPDTTMPEEQKRQIVAFVRHTTAEEPNPGGLTLGSLGPVTEGLFGWIFGLGALIAVAIWVAAHTTKAKKS